A DNA window from Sporosarcina sp. ANT_H38 contains the following coding sequences:
- a CDS encoding DUF3899 domain-containing protein, protein MKKIIRNFMVSLVVIVSIMLIYFKELTLLSYINASFIVGGVLTFLGLVSFVFSTGFFDLFTVSMRKVVSSKRRMDDVASMRKPSEIFSGNVSPMLGGGVLILATMGIGLLIFYI, encoded by the coding sequence ATGAAGAAAATAATTAGGAATTTCATGGTTTCTCTTGTAGTAATTGTATCTATCATGCTCATCTATTTTAAGGAGCTGACATTACTCTCCTATATAAACGCATCTTTCATCGTTGGAGGTGTACTAACATTTCTTGGTCTGGTATCTTTCGTCTTTTCAACTGGGTTTTTTGATCTATTCACCGTTAGCATGAGAAAAGTAGTTTCATCTAAACGCCGAATGGATGATGTTGCGTCTATGCGCAAGCCCTCAGAAATATTTTCAGGTAATGTAAGCCCAATGCTCGGTGGTGGTGTCCTCATTCTTGCAACGATGGGAATAGGGCTCCTTATTTTTTATATTTAA